From the genome of Deltaproteobacteria bacterium, one region includes:
- a CDS encoding glutaredoxin family protein, with protein MSKKICLYALSTCIHCRNTKEFLDDNKIEYICFEVDKLQGEERERVIAEIRKVNPRLSFPTLLIDDQVIVGFKKDEIEEALKS; from the coding sequence ATGAGCAAGAAAATATGCCTCTACGCCTTGTCCACGTGTATCCATTGCCGGAACACAAAGGAATTCTTGGACGACAACAAGATCGAGTACATCTGTTTCGAGGTCGACAAGCTCCAGGGCGAGGAGCGAGAGCGGGTCATTGCCGAAATCAGAAAGGTCAATCCCAGGCTGTCTTTTCCGACCCTGCTCATCGACGATCAGGTCATTGTGGGCTTTAAAAAGGACGAGATTGAGGAGGCATTGAAGAGTTGA